A window of Campylobacter lari subsp. lari contains these coding sequences:
- a CDS encoding Gfo/Idh/MocA family protein has translation MKIGLIGLGKMGKNHLRELERNLKVKEIHLYDPFCKDEFKHFFHKNFDDFLKQNLDGVIIATPTHTHLDIALKVFPKIKNVLIEKPLALNVDEILILEQKARENKVRVGVGFCERFNPAILTLKEKLLEDEIISINIQRISPYPQRINDVGVLSDLSVHDIDLVRFLSQEQILKANIYKSFHYNKFENEVMISLKLENVLANIHDSWNGQCIIRKISLLGKKYTYELDLKNFELFINMQKIPNLYENSPLYAEHKAFFELLQNGVCKNLANIEDALRVQEILEGVK, from the coding sequence ATGAAAATAGGGCTTATAGGCCTTGGTAAAATGGGTAAAAATCATTTAAGAGAGCTTGAGCGTAATTTAAAAGTAAAAGAAATTCATCTTTATGATCCTTTTTGCAAAGATGAATTTAAACACTTTTTTCATAAAAATTTTGATGATTTTTTAAAGCAAAATCTTGATGGTGTTATCATTGCTACGCCTACTCATACGCATTTAGATATAGCTTTAAAGGTTTTCCCTAAAATAAAAAATGTTTTAATAGAAAAGCCTTTGGCGTTAAATGTTGATGAAATTTTAATTTTAGAGCAAAAAGCTAGAGAAAATAAAGTCAGAGTAGGGGTGGGTTTTTGCGAGAGATTTAATCCGGCTATTTTAACTTTAAAAGAAAAACTTTTAGAAGATGAGATTATAAGTATTAATATACAAAGAATTTCACCTTATCCACAAAGAATAAACGATGTAGGTGTTTTAAGCGATCTTAGTGTGCATGATATTGACTTAGTTAGATTTTTAAGTCAAGAGCAAATTTTAAAAGCAAATATTTATAAAAGCTTTCATTATAATAAATTCGAAAATGAGGTAATGATAAGCTTAAAATTAGAAAATGTTTTAGCAAATATCCATGATAGTTGGAATGGACAATGCATTATAAGAAAAATCTCACTTTTAGGTAAAAAATATACTTATGAGCTTGATCTTAAAAATTTTGAACTATTTATCAATATGCAAAAAATTCCAAATTTATATGAAAATTCTCCTTTGTATGCTGAACATAAAGCCTTTTTTGAGCTTTTGCAAAATGGAGTTTGTAAAAATTTAGCTAACATTGAAGATGCTTTGAGAGTGCAAGAAATTTTAGAAGGTGTTAAATAG
- the hemH gene encoding ferrochelatase, with the protein MKYVFFLNMGGVNKLDECEVFLKNMFNDPYILGIKNVFLRKFVAFMIRKSRLKTMKQNYEKMGGKSPLTQITQSLCDKLNSKTREYSFDFISLYVPPFANEVFSKYDFQKNDEIILFPLYPHHSKTTVTSSLEVVQNELRNIQNQANVKIIDVFYKDELYNEMIIKHILEKKKECDYKILIFSAHSLPLSVIKKGDLYEKHVQEHVGVLKEKLKNEFEQIILSYQSKLGPVKWLEPNTSDILKNLDQKALIYPISFCIDCSETIFELGVEYRHLAKSDYELITCPNDSDEFIEFILNCLV; encoded by the coding sequence GTGAAATATGTATTTTTTTTAAATATGGGTGGGGTTAATAAACTTGATGAATGTGAAGTTTTTTTAAAAAATATGTTTAATGATCCTTATATTTTAGGGATAAAAAATGTTTTTTTAAGAAAATTTGTAGCCTTTATGATAAGAAAATCAAGACTAAAAACTATGAAGCAAAACTATGAAAAAATGGGTGGGAAATCCCCGCTTACTCAAATCACGCAAAGTTTATGTGATAAATTAAATTCTAAAACTAGAGAATATAGCTTTGATTTTATTAGTCTATATGTGCCACCCTTTGCAAATGAGGTTTTTTCAAAATATGATTTTCAAAAAAATGATGAAATCATTTTATTTCCTCTATATCCTCATCATTCTAAAACCACTGTAACTAGTTCTTTAGAAGTGGTGCAAAATGAGCTAAGAAATATCCAAAATCAAGCTAATGTAAAAATCATTGATGTTTTTTATAAAGATGAGCTTTACAATGAAATGATTATAAAACATATTTTAGAAAAAAAGAAAGAATGTGATTATAAAATTTTGATTTTTTCTGCCCATTCTTTACCGCTTTCAGTGATTAAAAAAGGTGATTTGTATGAAAAACATGTGCAAGAGCATGTGGGCGTCTTAAAAGAAAAACTTAAAAATGAATTTGAACAAATCATTTTATCATATCAATCAAAACTAGGTCCAGTAAAATGGCTTGAACCTAATACAAGTGATATTTTAAAAAATTTAGATCAAAAAGCTTTGATTTATCCTATATCTTTTTGTATAGATTGTTCTGAAACGATTTTTGAGCTTGGGGTTGAGTATAGACACTTAGCAAAAAGTGATTATGAGCTTATTACTTGTCCCAATGATAGCGATGAGTTTATAGAGTTTATTTTAAATTGTTTAGTTTAG
- a CDS encoding DegT/DnrJ/EryC1/StrS family aminotransferase, whose protein sequence is MPFIDLNAQYNAYKNEIDEAISEVLQNTSFIGGAKLEEFENNLAKYVGIKHAIGCSSGTSALFLALMALGVSRDDEVIVPSFTFIATAEMVALIGAKPVFVDIDFKDYNLSLEKIQSAITPKTKAVIAVSIFGLMPDMFALKELCKSQNIALIEDSAQSFGASQKGIKSCAIADISCTSFFPSKPLGAYGDGGAIFTQDDELAQKIKIYLNHGQVQRYKHKYIGINGRLDTIQAAILNVKLQYLDEEIKKREVVAKIYDENLKNCIIPPRKEGFSSAWAQYSVRVKNREKIMQKLQDNNIPCAVHYPLGLHLQEAFAYLAYKKGDLPNTELLSDEILSLPMSAFLKEEHQARVIEVFK, encoded by the coding sequence ATTCCTTTTATAGACTTAAATGCTCAATATAATGCTTATAAAAATGAAATCGATGAGGCTATTAGTGAAGTTTTACAAAACACTTCTTTCATAGGTGGTGCAAAATTAGAAGAATTTGAAAACAATTTAGCTAAATATGTAGGTATTAAACACGCAATAGGTTGTTCAAGCGGCACAAGTGCTTTATTTTTAGCCTTGATGGCTTTGGGTGTGAGTAGAGATGATGAGGTAATAGTGCCAAGTTTTACCTTTATAGCTACAGCTGAAATGGTTGCTCTAATCGGCGCTAAACCTGTTTTTGTAGATATTGATTTTAAAGATTATAATCTTAGTTTAGAAAAAATTCAAAGCGCTATCACACCTAAAACTAAGGCTGTTATTGCTGTGAGTATTTTTGGGCTTATGCCTGATATGTTTGCCCTAAAGGAGCTTTGCAAAAGTCAAAATATTGCTTTGATAGAAGATAGTGCGCAAAGTTTTGGAGCTAGTCAAAAGGGCATAAAATCATGTGCTATAGCTGATATATCTTGCACAAGCTTTTTCCCATCTAAGCCTTTAGGTGCTTATGGAGATGGCGGGGCGATTTTTACCCAAGATGATGAATTAGCGCAAAAAATAAAAATTTATTTAAATCATGGACAAGTACAAAGATATAAGCATAAATACATCGGTATTAATGGAAGGCTTGATACCATCCAAGCAGCTATTTTGAATGTGAAATTACAATACTTAGATGAAGAGATTAAAAAAAGAGAAGTAGTGGCAAAAATTTATGATGAAAATTTGAAAAATTGCATAATTCCGCCTAGAAAAGAAGGGTTTAGCAGTGCTTGGGCTCAATATAGCGTGCGTGTAAAAAATAGAGAAAAAATCATGCAAAAATTACAAGATAATAACATTCCATGTGCTGTGCATTATCCTTTGGGGCTTCATTTGCAAGAAGCTTTTGCTTATCTTGCTTATAAAAAAGGAGATTTGCCAAATACAGAACTCTTAAGTGATGAAATTTTATCTTTGCCTATGAGTGCATTTTTAAAAGAAGAGCACCAAGCTAGAGTGATTGAGGTTTTTAAATGA